CAAGTACCTGCTCCAGACGGATCAAACGGCTCGTAGCGCACCAGTTCCACCAATGCCCCGTCCGCTGGAATCTGCTGCTGCACGGCTTCTAGGGTGATGGGCTGGGTCTCGGTACGGAAAACGGCACTGGCCCGTGCTAGCTGATTTTGCAGCGCTTCGGCTCTGGCCTCTAGAGACGATACCAGTTCTGCCTGCCCCTCCACGGGTTCACCAAAAAATAAATTAGCCCGCTGGGTGTCAATTTGACGCAGTTCATCCAGCAACACCTGATTTTCTGGGGTTAACTGCTGTTGCAGGGTAGTGTAGCTCTCCGCCGTGGCATCTAGTACCCGTCCCTTTCGGCGGAGTAGCGTGGTCAGCGCCAAGGGAGCCGCATCCGGTGTCTCTTGGAGATTGAAGGAGATGACCTGATCGGTTTCCGCTGAAAGGGTAGCTAGGTAAGATCGCCGCCGTGACTCAGAGATGACGGCTAGGGTTAGTTCTAGCTGAGATTCTCGACTTTCTGCGGCTCGTTCGAGTAGTGGCAGTGCCGCTGCAATAGTTCCCTGTGCTTGATACAACCAGACCAAATTACTGAGGCTGGTGGCAACAGAGGGATGATTTTCACCCAAGGACGTTTCCCAGATGTCGAGCGAGCGCTGGTAGAGGGGTTCGGCCGCCGCGTAATTCCCCTGATCTCGATACAACCCCGCCAGATTATTGAGGCTGAGGGCGACATCGGGATGATTTTCACCTAAGGACGTTTCCCAGATGTCGAGCGATCGCTGATGGAGGGGTTCGGCCGCCGCGTAATTCCCCTGGTCTTGATACAACAGCGCCAGATTATTGAGGCTAAGGGCGACAGAGGGATGATTCTCACCCAACGCCGTTTCCCAGATGGCGAGCGATCGCTGAAAGCGCGGTTCGGCCGCCGCGTAATTCCCCTGGTCTCGATATAACGCTGCCAGATTATTGAGGCTGAGGGCGACAGAGGGATGATTTTCACCTAAGGACGTTTCCCAGATGTCGAGCGATCGCTGAAAGCGCGGTTCGGCCGCCGCGTAATTCCCCTGGTCTTGATACAACAGCGCCAGATTATTGAGGCTGGTGGCGACATCGGGATGATTTTCACCCAACACCGTTTCTAAGATAGAAAGCGATCGCTGATAGAGGGGTTCGGCCGCCGCATCATTCCCCTGCGCTCGATAGAACCCCGCCAGATTATTGAGGCTGGTGGCGACATCGGGATGATTCTCACCCAACGCCGTTTCATAGATGTCGAGCGATCGCTGGTAGAGGGGTTCGGCCGCCGCATCATTCCCCTGCGCTCGATACAACTCCGCCAGATTATTGAGGCTGCTGGCGACATTGGGATGATTTTCACCCAACGCCGTTTCCGAGATAGAAAGCGATCGCTGATAGAGGGGTTCGGCCGCTGCGTAATTCCCCTGGTCTCGATACAACCCCGCCAGATTATTGAGGCTGGTGGCGACATTGGGATGATTCTCGCCCAACGCCGTTTCCAAGATCGAGAGCGATTGCTGATAGAGCGTTTCGGCCGCCGCGTAGTTCCCCTGGTCTTTATACAACAGTGCCAGATTATTGAGGCTGATGGCGGCATTGGGATGGTTCTCGCCCAACGCCGTTTCAAAGATCGAGAGCGATCGCTGAAAGAGCGGTTCAGCGGCGGCGTAGTTCCCCTGCGCGTAATACAACAGCGCCAGATTATTGAGGCTTTGGGCCACATCGGGATGATTCTCGCCCAACGCCGTTTCACGAATCGCCAGAGCTTGCTGCGCGAGGAGAATCGCTTCACTATAACGTCCCTGTTGATTGAGCTGTCTGACCTGTTGACTGAGGCGATTGGCTTCTGCTAACGATTCCTCTCGTTCCAGTTCTTGGGCAGAGCCTTCCCGAATCGTCAACTGATAGCGCCCTACCTCTCCAGCGCTGTAGGAGTTGGCAATCACCGTGTAACGACCAGTGTTAGGAAGCGTGATAGCAATCCTAGAGTTGGTCGTTCCGTCGCTGTCATCGTTCTGCGCTAAGTATCTACCACTGGTATCTTGCAGGATTAAGTAAGTGTCAAACTCTTCACTCACCATCTCCATCACAAGGATCTGCTCTGCCTTTCCAGAGAACTCATGGATTTGATAAAAGCTGCCATCATCAGAGAGGATGAGGCTATCGCTGTTCAATTCCCCAGTAAAGGTGAGTGGTTCAAACGAGCCAGCCGTCACCTGACTTTGAGCGAGGGCCGATCGCACCGTCCCCACTCCCGGCACCATTGGAGCCACCAACGCCAGCGCCATCACCACCGCCGCCATCCGCAGCCGGGCAGCCCCCCGCAGCAACAGCGAACCCACACCCCAATCCCTTGCAGGACGGGATATCGGTGGAGCAGACTTCCGAGAACGAGAACAACGCATCGCAGATCAGTCCTATTAAGCTAGAGGCCAACGCCCCTATATAGTCCCCGACCCAACCCAGGTATGCAAGACCTCCATGCGCTACCCTCGAAGTTGTGGCCCTGAAAAGAGAAAAATTTGAACACCCAGATCCCGGTTTTTTAGAAAAACCGGGATCTAATGCCCGATCGCCCTATCCTCCATTGCGTGCTAGGTGTATTGAGAGCGATCGCACCACGGATCTAGCTGCTGTGAACGGCCCAAAGGCAACCCATAACGCAGGCACCTTCAATCCTCATTTCTTTGATGATTTCGATTACTTTGCATGGATTTGAGCCTGGCTAGTTATCTTGGATATCTTACAACCCATTGCCAATCAAAATAAACGGTGCCCAATAGTAGGGATGGGCCAGGTCAGTGCTTTGGGCTAAGGGTTGTCCGGTACGAGTATCGATAATTTCTATGGTGGCGTTGCCGCGATCGCCCTCTAGTACAGTTTCATCGCTGGTGATCAATGCCTGCTGGGCCCGTTGCAGGGCTTCGGCTTTACTGTAGCCGTTGTTTAGTGACGCATAGAAGGCATCCATCAACACTTGGGTGCCGCCGTCGCTGACTTGCCACAGGGAGGCGATCGCCGCTTCTGCCCCAGCCAACTGCATCAGATAACCCAAGCCCAACACTTCTGCCCCATTGCCCAACGGTATATCACCGACGGCTGTTTCACAGGCACTCAGCACGATAAGTTCCACGTTTGGAAAGTTCCAACTGCGGATATCCTGTAGGCTGGCACGACTGCCATCGCCAAACAGGATGAAGGAATCTTCTTCTGGGCCGGGATTGAAGGTGGCATGGGTGGCGAGGTGGATGATGTTGAAGTCGTTCATCTCTAGCACGATGGATGGATTAAAGTCTTGATTGAGCCGCTGATCGGTTCCCGGAATTAGTTGTGTCAGATTTTCGACTTCTCGCCCGGCAAATTGCAGTCCCCCAAACGATAGGGTACGGGTGCTGATGGGGATGTCATATTGTCCTTCGGTGAAGGCGGCGGCGAGGATCGATAACCCGCCTTCAAAGGATTGGTTATTAAGATCGGTGAGGCTGGCGGCGATAATATTATTCACCTGCCATTGCTGGGCGACCCATTGATTGCCATCGTGGAGGGCCGCAAGGGGAATGTAGCGCAACTGTCCATCCGGGGAATAGAGAATGACCTCAGCTTCGGCTTGGGCTAGATCGGCTTCTAGGGGACGCAGGAGCCAGTCATACAACTGCTGGGCTGGGGTTTCGACATCACCGCGAGATTGGAGCGCCGAACGGAATTCGACGATCGCCCGATTGAGATCCTCGCGCCCCACCGCAACGGTGCGTCGGATGGGGGGTGCGTTGGGCGTCACCAATACCAGTTCTAGGCGATCGTCTAGAACCAAGGGATAGAGCGTGACGGTAGTTTGCTCCAGTTGCCGGAGATTATCTTGCAGGGCATTCAACTCGGCCAGTTCCACATTAGCCGCGCCGGTGGTGGTGCGCAGTTGGGCCACGATCGCCTGAATTTCGGCGCTATTGATGAAGGACTGGAAGACGGTGCGGGAATCTTGCTGCAATTGCCGCAGTTCAGCGACGCGCTCCTGTTGGGCGGTGGTTCGATCGCTTCGAAAAATCGCTTCCAATTCCCGCAACTCTTGCCCCAAGGCAATCAAACGCGCCTGATTGTCTTCATACCGTTGCCATGCTTCCTGTTCAATGGGGCGCAGCGGTGCCCCGGCTTCGGTTTGGGCGGTGCGCTGTACGTCTTGCAAATATTCATCCAGTTCTTGCACCCGCAGCAAATCCAGGACGCGCTGAGCTTCTAGAACGCGATCGGCTTGGAGCAGCAGATCGGCGAGGTAGCGGTAGCTACTGGAAATACTGTCGGTAAAGGATCGCTGTAGTTCTGTATCCAGTCCGCGAATGTCTCCCCGAATGTCTTCCCATTGGTTGACGGACTGCTTGAACAGGACAATAGCCAGTTCTGGCTGCTCCATGGCCTCTAAAATAAAACCCATGTTGTTGAGGGTTTGCCCAACGCCGGCGCGATCGCCCACCTCGGTGAGGATGGCTAAGGCTTGCTCATAGGTGGCTAACGCCTGCTCATAGCGTCCTAGGTTGTTGTACACCCCACCAATGTTGCTGAGGGTGGTTCCTTCCCCCGCGCGATCGCCCACCTCGGTGCGAATGGCTAAGGCTTGCTCGTAAGTGGCCAAGGCCTGCTCATAGCGCCCTAGGTCGGCATACACCGTGCCAATGTTGGTGAGAGTGACACTTTCTCCCGCGCGATCGCCCACCTCGGTGCGGATGGCTAAAGCTTGCTCATGGGTGGTCAACGCCTGCTCATTGCGCCCCAGGCCATTGTACACCGAGCCAATGTTGTTGAGGATGGTTCCTTCGAGACGGCGATCGCCCACCTCGATGCTGATGGCTAAGGCTTGCTCATAGGTGGCCAACGCCTGCTCATTGCGCCCTAGGTTGCGATACACCAAGCCAATACCAGTGAGGGTTTCCCGACACCGGCGCGATCGCCCACCTCGGTGCGGATGGCTAGGGCTTGCTCGTAGGTGGCTAACGCCTGCTCATAGCGTCCTAGGGCGGCA
The sequence above is a segment of the Leptolyngbya sp. CCY15150 genome. Coding sequences within it:
- a CDS encoding tetratricopeptide repeat protein, with the protein product MGSLLLRGAARLRMAAVVMALALVAPMVPGVGTVRSALAQSQVTAGSFEPLTFTGELNSDSLILSDDGSFYQIHEFSGKAEQILVMEMVSEEFDTYLILQDTSGRYLAQNDDSDGTTNSRIAITLPNTGRYTVIANSYSAGEVGRYQLTIREGSAQELEREESLAEANRLSQQVRQLNQQGRYSEAILLAQQALAIRETALGENHPDVAQSLNNLALLYYAQGNYAAAEPLFQRSLSIFETALGENHPNAAISLNNLALLYKDQGNYAAAETLYQQSLSILETALGENHPNVATSLNNLAGLYRDQGNYAAAEPLYQRSLSISETALGENHPNVASSLNNLAELYRAQGNDAAAEPLYQRSLDIYETALGENHPDVATSLNNLAGFYRAQGNDAAAEPLYQRSLSILETVLGENHPDVATSLNNLALLYQDQGNYAAAEPRFQRSLDIWETSLGENHPSVALSLNNLAALYRDQGNYAAAEPRFQRSLAIWETALGENHPSVALSLNNLALLYQDQGNYAAAEPLHQRSLDIWETSLGENHPDVALSLNNLAGLYRDQGNYAAAEPLYQRSLDIWETSLGENHPSVATSLSNLVWLYQAQGTIAAALPLLERAAESRESQLELTLAVISESRRRSYLATLSAETDQVISFNLQETPDAAPLALTTLLRRKGRVLDATAESYTTLQQQLTPENQVLLDELRQIDTQRANLFFGEPVEGQAELVSSLEARAEALQNQLARASAVFRTETQPITLEAVQQQIPADGALVELVRYEPFDPSGAGT
- a CDS encoding CHAT domain-containing protein; the encoded protein is MYRNLGRNEQALATYEQALAISIEVGDRRLEGTILNNIGSVYNGLGRNEQALTTHEQALAIRTEVGDRAGESVTLTNIGTVYADLGRYEQALATYEQALAIRTEVGDRAGEGTTLSNIGGVYNNLGRYEQALATYEQALAILTEVGDRAGVGQTLNNMGFILEAMEQPELAIVLFKQSVNQWEDIRGDIRGLDTELQRSFTDSISSSYRYLADLLLQADRVLEAQRVLDLLRVQELDEYLQDVQRTAQTEAGAPLRPIEQEAWQRYEDNQARLIALGQELRELEAIFRSDRTTAQQERVAELRQLQQDSRTVFQSFINSAEIQAIVAQLRTTTGAANVELAELNALQDNLRQLEQTTVTLYPLVLDDRLELVLVTPNAPPIRRTVAVGREDLNRAIVEFRSALQSRGDVETPAQQLYDWLLRPLEADLAQAEAEVILYSPDGQLRYIPLAALHDGNQWVAQQWQVNNIIAASLTDLNNQSFEGGLSILAAAFTEGQYDIPISTRTLSFGGLQFAGREVENLTQLIPGTDQRLNQDFNPSIVLEMNDFNIIHLATHATFNPGPEEDSFILFGDGSRASLQDIRSWNFPNVELIVLSACETAVGDIPLGNGAEVLGLGYLMQLAGAEAAIASLWQVSDGGTQVLMDAFYASLNNGYSKAEALQRAQQALITSDETVLEGDRGNATIEIIDTRTGQPLAQSTDLAHPYYWAPFILIGNGL